The following nucleotide sequence is from Arthrobacter woluwensis.
ATAATCAATAAACAGATGTGCGTAGATTGTCTATGTACCCGTCCAGGAAGAGTATGCCGTGTCTGCTAAGTTCTCAGATGTGCCAAAGATCGTCCCCCCTAGTCATGACTCGTGGTCAGCCGAAGCTGAGACCGCGATGGCGCTGCTGTCCACGGGCTTGAGAGTCAGTGTCATGGCTTATCTGAACTCTGCTGAAGGACGCGAGGGTGTCACGAAGGCGATGATCGCGGACGCGACTGGAGTCTCGATGGGGACGATCAACGCGACGCTGATCGAAGCAGAAAAACGCGGTCTGCTGACGGTGAAGGTCGATCGGGTCCCCAGTCAGGGAGGCGTCAATCGGTACTACCTTGACCATGAAAAATATGAATCCGCCGTCCAGGCATGGCTAGATTTCGCGCTAGGCAAGGGATTCACCGACGAGAATTTCCGTCGATAAAGCAACAAAGAGGGGCGGACAGCAACTGCTGTCCGCCCCTCTTTCATGCTCTCAGGCATCTGGTCGCAGGTGAGCCATGATGAATTGCTCTCCTGGGCCAACGTTCGTCAGACGGATCCAGCGGAACCGGAATGGTTTCCAGTCTCCGTTGTCCCCCAACATGAATGCTGGGTCGAGGACGCCTTCCGCGCCGACCTTAGATCCCGCCTGGAGCTCCTGGAAAGACTCAGGTGCCATAACGTCCGCCAGAGACGGCGTCGTTGGACGTTTTAACCCGAAAGTGGCCCAGTTGTCGATAGGGAAGTACAGGTCCCACGTCTTGCTGTCGATTCGGATGAAGAGGCTGTCCTCCGCGGCCAGGCTGGCCGCTCTCTGATAGAGGTCCCCTGTGAGAGTGTCGGTGACGGGCCGGATGATCGGAGTTCCCTTGCGAGCTTCCCGAGCGATCCCCCGTAGCCAGAAGAACGATGACTCATCCGGATCATCAGCTGTCCATCCGGAGAATTCCAGCTGCTTCTCCCGAGACCGGCCACCGCCTGGAAAGATGTAGTACTTGACCAGGAACCTGGTGTCTCGAATGTCCATCCCATCGCGAATCGCACCTTCAAAAACATCTCGGCCTCTCGGCGAAATACTCTGGTTCATCCACTGAGCGATGCTCCCCACCGGCTGGGCGTTCTCATACAAAGCGAACATCCCGGCATCCCACGATTGTTCAAGGAGCCGCTTGGTGTCAGTCTCGACCTTCCACTCAACAACCCCTACTTCCGGGCGGGGTGGTAGTGGCGCGGAAGGATCGGTGATGATACCCATGATCCCCACCGTCGTTCCGGAGATCGGGGCAAGGATTGGATCCACCTTGACGCGGACAGTACCTCCTTCCCATGTGGAAGTCGTATCCAACGGCTCTCGGTTCTCACGGACCTTCTTGGCGGCCTTGATCAGGAGAGCGGCCCCCACCTTGTCCAAGCTGCTTCTGAGGGATTCGCCCCCAAAGTACTGGTCACCGATACTGAGAAGGCCCAGTGGGCTATCGGGAACGCCGTCAGCCACTATCCACTTTCCATGCGTGGCGTGGTACTGCCGGTTGCTTCCCGATTCAGTAGCCATAACCACCGCCTCCTGAGACAGGAACGGAGGCCCCGGAGAGGTACGTAAACTGTGAGACTCCGAAAACAACGTCTGCGATCTCCGCTGGAGTCGCTGGGCGCCCGATAGGGGTGTCTTTGAGCAGAGCTGCTTTCTGTTCATCGTTCAAGGCGTCGTACATCGCCGTATCCGTCGGACCCGGGGCGACGGCATTGGCCCTGATCTTGCGCCCGATCCACTCCTTCGAGAAGGAGCGGACGAAGCCCTCAAGCCCAGCCTTCGCGGCCGTGTAGTTCGTCTGACCAGGCACACCGAAGCGTGCGCTCATGCTCGTCACGAACGTCAGCGAACCGCCCTTCTGCTTCAACATGGGCCTGAGCATCGCCTGCGCAAAGAGCATAGGCGCCACCAGATTTGTCTCAAGTACTGCCCGAATGTCCTCCTCTCTCATTCGGAGCAGGAGGTTATCGCGGGTGATACCCGCGTTGAAGACTGCATGGGAGATTGCGCCTCCCAACAGTTCGGTTGCAGTTTCTACAACCTTTTTGATTGATTCACCATCCGCAGTTCCCTCCGGACTCAGGAGATCTGTCGTGATGGCCAGGGCTCCGTCGGGCACCTCTCCCGACCTCGTCGTCGCTGCGACGGTGAACCCTTCTGACAGGAACTTCTCAGTAATCGCCGCGCCGATTCCTCTGCTGGCCCCCACAACCAGAACCGTTCGGCCGACTTGACTACTCACTGTTTCCCCAATCTGTTACTCTGGCGGCGCTTGTTCTGCCGCTTGAATCCAAGCGGTGGTTCCAGTCCGACCCGCGATGGCGGTCGGGCTGTCCGCTCTTGACCCAAGAGTAAACGACATGACTGAAGTACACGGAACGACCAAGCTCTACACCAAAGACGCAGCAGGGCTCCTACGACATCTCGCCACAACCTGCCCCCACACTGAAGACGAGCTCCGACAAGACATCGAAGCCACCGGTGAAGACGGGCTCAAAGCGGCATTCAACACCTTGCTAGCCGCGGGGATCATCGCAGTCGGCGCCGGCGGCTACCTCGTCATCAACCCGCACCCCCTGCTCAGCCTGGCCGGACTGGGAGCGTAGCCGGATGCCCGAAAATACGAGCCCATCCGTCACCACCGTCCTCCCCGGGTTCGACGTAGTGGAGGGCACCGCGTCGAACTGGGTCATCGTGAGAAATCCCGACTCTCCGGACTGGCTACTCATCGACGGCGGATACCCAGGTGACGCGGACACTGTAAAGAGCAGCCTGGCTCAGCTCGGCTGCGCTCCCGAGCACTGCAAGGGCATTCTGGTCACACACGGGCACGTCGACCACATCGGGGGCATCTCCTGGCTCGCGAACGAGTTCGACGTGCCCGTGTGGTGCCACGAAGAGGAAGTATCCAACCTGCGAGGGCCAAAACGAGAGCAGGTGACCCTCGGAGAGGTACTCCTTCGAATTGCCCGCCCACGCGTGCTCAGGTGGCTCCGCAACATTGTGAAACACGGCGCTCTGGGCGACATCTCCCTCGAGCCGACAGACACCTTCGTTGACTCCGAGGTCCTGGCGCTGCCGCGATCACCGCAAGCAATCCACGTTCCCGGCCACACCTCCGGCTCAGCCGCCTACCTCTTCGTCACCGACAACGGGAAGATCCTGGTCTCCGGAGACGCGCTCGTCACCGACCATGAGCTCCTACCCCGCACAGGGCTCGCTAGGACCCTGCCGAAGTTCTTTGCGCACAACCATCGGCGAGCCAAAGAGAGCCTGAAACGCCTCAAAGACCTCAACGCCGACATCGTGATTCCGGGCCACGGGGGCGTGGTCTGGAACCGATGACGAACCTCTCCCCCGCGGCGTCGGAATCAGCGCCACGCCCCACTTCCCCAGAAACGGTGAACAGATGAGCTGGATCAAAAACGTAACCGCCCGGATCCGCCCGGCTACCCAAGGGTTACCCGCAGTCCCGGAACCACAGGCTTGGGCCAGCCCCGCGCAGATTCGCACGATGCGCGCGAAAGCTGCTGCCGCTGACCCTCACGAAGTAGCAGCCGATCATCCCGAGCTGTTCACAGCCTGGACAGCTGGG
It contains:
- a CDS encoding SDR family NAD(P)-dependent oxidoreductase, translated to MSSQVGRTVLVVGASRGIGAAITEKFLSEGFTVAATTRSGEVPDGALAITTDLLSPEGTADGESIKKVVETATELLGGAISHAVFNAGITRDNLLLRMREEDIRAVLETNLVAPMLFAQAMLRPMLKQKGGSLTFVTSMSARFGVPGQTNYTAAKAGLEGFVRSFSKEWIGRKIRANAVAPGPTDTAMYDALNDEQKAALLKDTPIGRPATPAEIADVVFGVSQFTYLSGASVPVSGGGGYGY
- a CDS encoding MBL fold metallo-hydrolase, which translates into the protein MPENTSPSVTTVLPGFDVVEGTASNWVIVRNPDSPDWLLIDGGYPGDADTVKSSLAQLGCAPEHCKGILVTHGHVDHIGGISWLANEFDVPVWCHEEEVSNLRGPKREQVTLGEVLLRIARPRVLRWLRNIVKHGALGDISLEPTDTFVDSEVLALPRSPQAIHVPGHTSGSAAYLFVTDNGKILVSGDALVTDHELLPRTGLARTLPKFFAHNHRRAKESLKRLKDLNADIVIPGHGGVVWNR